A stretch of the Cellulomonas sp. WB94 genome encodes the following:
- a CDS encoding GntR family transcriptional regulator yields MGRSVLKYVRVRDYLRSLVTHELSAGDTIPSERLLCEQFGVSRMTVRQAVDALVVEGLLDREQGRGTFVAPTKVDLEVRLASFGEEMARRGMEPSSKVLAAEVVAATPDIADALDILPGERVYSLHRVRFADGVPMAIEQSWLSCELVPGFFDGAVPDSIYGELRRRGLEPDWGEDTVSATEVDAQDAELLGVAPGRAVLRLARRTFAGETACVYSRSTYRADRYVLWVPLRAPKRALTPRRTSSDLTAEPATTEFVG; encoded by the coding sequence AGCTCTCGGCGGGAGACACCATCCCCTCGGAACGGCTGCTCTGCGAGCAGTTCGGCGTCTCGCGGATGACGGTGCGCCAGGCGGTCGACGCCCTCGTCGTCGAGGGGCTCCTGGACCGGGAGCAGGGCCGCGGCACGTTCGTCGCACCCACCAAGGTCGACCTCGAGGTGCGCCTCGCGTCGTTCGGCGAGGAGATGGCCCGACGCGGCATGGAGCCGTCGTCGAAGGTCTTGGCGGCCGAGGTCGTCGCCGCGACCCCCGACATCGCGGACGCGCTCGACATCCTCCCCGGGGAGCGGGTCTACTCCCTGCACCGGGTGCGGTTCGCCGACGGCGTGCCCATGGCGATCGAGCAGTCGTGGCTCTCGTGCGAGCTGGTGCCTGGATTCTTCGACGGCGCCGTGCCCGACTCCATCTACGGCGAGCTGCGGCGGCGCGGCCTCGAGCCCGACTGGGGTGAGGACACCGTCTCCGCGACCGAGGTCGACGCACAGGACGCCGAGCTGCTGGGCGTCGCGCCGGGCCGGGCCGTCCTGCGACTCGCGCGACGGACCTTCGCCGGCGAGACGGCCTGCGTGTACTCACGGTCGACCTACCGGGCCGACCGCTACGTGCTCTGGGTCCCGCTGCGCGCGCCCAAGCGCGCGTTGACACCCCGGCGGACCTCGAGCGACCTGACGGCAGAGCCCGCGACGACGGAGTTCGTGGGATGA
- a CDS encoding PTS glucose/sucrose transporter subunit IIB, which translates to MSEGRNGVSEQAADILAALGGVANIIEIEPCTTRLRSEVHDTAVVDVKALRAAGAHGVMISGHVVQVVMGPNVDTIATDLEELL; encoded by the coding sequence ATGAGCGAGGGGCGGAACGGTGTGAGCGAGCAGGCAGCGGACATCCTGGCGGCACTGGGTGGCGTGGCGAACATCATCGAGATCGAGCCGTGCACCACACGGCTCCGGTCCGAGGTCCACGACACTGCCGTCGTGGACGTGAAGGCCCTGCGAGCGGCCGGCGCCCACGGCGTCATGATCTCGGGTCACGTGGTCCAGGTCGTCATGGGGCCGAACGTCGACACCATCGCGACGGACCTCGAGGAGCTGTTGTGA
- a CDS encoding PTS glucose/sucrose transporter subunit IIB — MPSVSKEKRMSKAEQILAALGGDANIVDLEPCITRLRVEVVDPSLVDEAALKATGAFGVMRSGTAVQVVVGPEADTLASDIEDLR, encoded by the coding sequence CTGCCGTCGGTCAGCAAGGAGAAGCGCATGAGCAAGGCGGAGCAGATTCTCGCGGCTCTCGGCGGAGACGCGAACATCGTCGACCTCGAGCCGTGCATCACGCGGCTGCGGGTCGAGGTCGTCGACCCGTCGCTGGTCGACGAGGCCGCGCTCAAGGCGACCGGGGCGTTCGGCGTCATGCGGTCCGGCACCGCCGTGCAGGTGGTCGTCGGTCCCGAGGCCGACACGCTCGCCTCGGACATCGAGGACCTGCGCTGA
- a CDS encoding PTS glucose transporter subunit IIA, whose protein sequence is MTAPLTVLAPIGGVVRAMADVPDPVFGAELVGPGMAIDPTRDGVVEAIAPIDGTIVKLHPHAFVVTADAEHSALVHLGLDTVQLGGVGFTLHVKEGDVVVAGDVVVSWDPAAVEAGGRSPICPVVALEGKPGCLTPLVDVGVAVRAGEPLFEWS, encoded by the coding sequence ATGACCGCACCCCTCACCGTGCTCGCACCGATCGGTGGTGTCGTGCGTGCCATGGCCGACGTGCCCGACCCGGTCTTCGGCGCGGAGCTCGTCGGCCCCGGCATGGCGATCGACCCAACCCGCGACGGCGTCGTCGAGGCGATCGCCCCGATCGACGGCACGATCGTCAAGCTGCACCCGCACGCGTTCGTCGTCACCGCGGACGCCGAGCACTCCGCCCTCGTGCATCTCGGGCTCGACACCGTCCAGCTCGGCGGCGTGGGCTTCACGCTGCACGTCAAGGAGGGCGACGTGGTCGTCGCGGGCGACGTCGTCGTGAGCTGGGACCCGGCCGCGGTCGAGGCCGGCGGACGGTCGCCCATCTGCCCGGTCGTCGCTCTGGAGGGCAAGCCCGGCTGCCTCACGCCGCTCGTCGACGTCGGTGTGGCGGTCCGCGCGGGGGAACCGTTGTTCGAGTGGAGCTGA